The window TGCTCGATTTCGTCGATGCCATCGGCCGGCTCGAAAATTCCGGCATTCCGGTTGCCGCGACCATGGTTGGCGGCCCGACGGCCCAGCTTTCGGTCGAGGACCTGAAGGCCCGGGTCGCCGAACGCGGCCTTTCGGACTCGATCACCGTCACCGGACGCGTCACCGAAGACGACAAAAGCCGCATCCTCGGTGGTCTCGACGTCTTCCTCTATCTCTCGCGCCACGACCTTGCGCCGCTGGCCCTCATCGAAGGGCTCGCCCATGGCGCCGCGCCGATCGTGCTCGATGTCGGCGGGCTTGCCGAGATGGTCGGACCGCGCCTTGCCGGCAACGTCCTCGATCCGGCGCTCACCGGAACCGCGCTCCTCGACGAGATCGAGACAATCTTTGCCGCCTATAAGGCCGATCCGGCACTCCTGGAACGGGACAAGGCGGCCGCCCGCACCCAGTACCTGAAAGAATTCAGCCCGGACCGCTATCGCAACCGGGTGCTCAAGGAGTTGTCATGGGATCCCACGCAGCCCGCCTTTCCGCCGACGCCTGCCCCGAGCATCGGAGAGGTCCGACCGTGAAGCAACTGGTGCTCTCCACCCTGCGCGCGGTCCATGTGCCGTTCCAGATGCGCGAGCTGCCGGAGCGGGTGGCGATCTATTTCCATGACCTGGAGCCGACCCAGTTCGGAAAATTCTCCGAGGCCGTCGGCCATTTCCTCGATCACGGCTACCGCACGGTGACGGCGGGCGAGTACACCTGCCCCGACACGACCGGAAAGCTCCTGTTCCTCTCCTTCGACGACAACTTCCAGAGCTGGCACCGGGCGCTGCGCTCCCTCGACCGGCTCGGCGCCAACGCGACCTTCTACGTCAATACCGGCGTCATGCGCGACGAGGCCGCCGCCTCCGACATCGCCGCCTATTTCGGGCGCATCCGCTATGAGGGCGCAAGCCCGACCCTGTCGCGCCAGGAACTGAGGGAAATCCACGAGGCCGGCCACGCCATCGGCTGCCACACCCACACCCACCGGCGACTGCCGCAGATCGACCGCGGCGAATGGGCGGACGAGATCGACCGCTCCAAGGCCTATCTGGAGGATTTCTTCGGCGAGGAAATCGTCGATTTCTCCTACCCCTACGGCATGCGGCGGCACTTCTCCGAAAGCCTCAAGGCCTACTGCTCCAAAATCGGCTTTCGCACCATCGCAACGGCGATTTCCGGCCTGCAGCTCCAGTCGGCCCGCGATCCGCTGACGCTGCACCGCACCGGCTGGAAATTCGAGAACAGCCTTGAGCGAAACCTGGAGGATCTCCGCATCAACGGCTCGCTCTATGCCGCGCTGACCGGAAGGAGCCTCACCGGATGAGCCTTTCCGCTCGCCTTTCCTCCCGACTTTCCGGCCTGTTGCAGCGGGACGTCACCTATTCGGTGATGAGCCAGGTGTTCGTCAGCGGCTTCAATTTCGCCGTCGGCATCGCCGCCGCGCGCCTGCTCGGCATCGCAGATTTCGGCGTCTTCACGCTGATCCTGATGATCGCCATGGTCGTCGCGGTGGCGCAGGGGCATATCCTGACCCTGCCGATGATGACGTTCGCCGGCTCGCGGCCGCAGCGTTCCAAGAGCTATTTCGCGACGATCTGGGCGCTCGGCGCCGTGTTCTCCGCTCTCGGCGGCGCCGCGATGATGCTGATCCTCCTCCTTATCGGCGCGCTGCGCGGCGACAGCTTTTCGCCGGACGTGCTTTTTGCCAGCGCCGCCATCACCTTTGCCCAGAACCAGCAGATCATGCTGCGGCGCATCCTGTTTGCCCAGCGCCGGCGGCTGTTCGCGGCAGGGCTCGACATCCTGCGCCTGGTGGTCATGGGGCTCGCCGCCGCCGTCATCGTCTTGCAAGCCTTTTCCGTCGATGTCGCGACGCTACTCTATCTGCTCGCCGCCTCGGCGCTCCTTGCCACCGTTCCGTTCTCGCTCGGCCTGATGCGCGGGCCCTACAAGAAGCGGCTGTTCACCGCCGTTCTTGCCCGCCACTGGCCGATGTCGCGCTGGATGATCCTGATGCTTCTGGTCTCGCTCGGCCAGGAGCAGGCGATCTGGGTGATCGTCGGGGTCGAGCTCGGCGATACCGCCATCGGCGGGCTGAGGGCCGCGCAATACATGCTCGGCATCACCCACACCATCACGCTGGCGATGGAGAACCACATCCCGCGCAACGCGGCCGAACAGCTTCGGCTGAAGGGCCGCGAGGGCCTGCGCGACTATCTCCTCGGCCAGTCCGCCTTTCTCGGCGGCGCGGTGATCGCCCTCATCGTCCTGGTGTCGGTCTATTCCAGCGAGCTCCTGACCGCCGTCTTCGGGCCGCAATATGCCGAATATGCGCACCTCACGCACATCCTCGGCATCACCTATTCGCTGATCGTCATCAACAGCATCTGGACGCACTATCTGCGCGCCATCGAGGACACCAGGAGCGTGTTCCTGTCCTATACCGTCTCCTCGGTCGCCGCCGTGATCCTGATCTATCCCTTGATGCATACCTTCGGGCTCGAAGGCGTCGCCATCTGCCTCAGCATCGCCCATGCGGTCTGCGTCAGCCTGGTGCTTTCCGTCATCATCCGCGACCAGCGCAGGGCCGCTAGCGCCAGGCGCGGCATGCAGAGCCACACCGCCTATCCCCCCATCAGCCCCCATTCAGATGGAGCCCTGTCGTGACCCTTTCCTCCCGCACGACACCCGACGACACCCCCCACGACCTGCCGGCGCCGACGGCCGAGGCCCGGCGCCGCGCGTTCGGGCGCCTCGCCCTTCGCGAGCGGGCCGCGGGCACGACCCGGACGGGGGCTTCCCTTCGGGCGGAGGTCGGAGCCAATGCGCACGCCGGGGCCGATGCGGCACCGACCGTCAGCTTCCTGACGCTCGTCCTCAGCCACTACCGGATCCCGTTCCACACCATCGTGCGGGACATCCTCGCCGAGCACGGCGTCAACTACCGCCTGATCTACAGCGATCCGGTCGGGTCCGATGCCAAGAAAGGCGACACGCTGGAACTGCCCTGGGCGGTCAAGATCCCGGTGACGCGCATTCCAGTTCCGGGCGTCGACCTTTACTGGCAGAACGCGCTCGACGCGACCCGCGGCTCGGCGCTGACCGTCATTTCCCAGGAGAACAAGCTGCTGGTGAACTATCTTCTGCAGGCGCGCTATCTCCTCGGCGGCAGCCGGCTTGCCTTTTTCGGCCACGGCAAGAATTATCAGGCGAGCCGCCCCGACGGCTGGCGCGAAAAGCTGAAGGCGCAGCTCGCGACGCGCGTCCACTGGTGGTTCGCCTATACGCCGGGCGTGAAGAAGATCGTCGAGGACTACGGCTTTCCGGGCGAGCGCATCACCGTCAACTACAACAGCATCGACACCGGTGCGCTGAAGGGCGAGCTTGCGGCCGTCACGGACGCCGACATTGCGGCCGAGAAGGCCAAGCTCGGCATCACCTCGGACAACATCGCCATCTATATCGGCGGCATGTACCAGGAAAAGCGGCTGCCGTTCCTGATCGACGCGGCGGAGAAGATCCGCGCGCGGGTGCCGGACTTCCACCTCGTCATGGTCGGTTCCGGCTCGCATTCGGAGATCGCCCAGATCGCGGCGGCGAGCTGCGACTACATCCACTTCCTCGGCCCGCGCTTCGGGCGTGAAAAGGCGACGCTCCTGAAGATGGCCAAGGCCTTCGTCATGCCGGGCCTCGTCGGCCTTGCGATCATCGACTCCTTTGCCGCCGGTTGCCCGATGGTGACGACCGACGTTCCCTACCACTCGCCGGAGATCGAGTATCTCAAGGACGGCGAGAACGGGCTGATCACCTCCGATCCGGAGAACGTCACCGACTACGCCAACGCCGTCGCCGCCCTCCTCACCGACGACACCCTCCAGGCGCGGCTGTCGGACGGGGCCAAAGCCTCCGTCGAGGACTACACGATCGAGCGCATGGCGCGGAATTTCGCCGAAGGGGTGCTGGCGGCGATTGCCTGAACGGCGTTGGCCGTTTCCGAAGCTCCCCGTCATCGCGAGGAGGCCGAAAGGCCGACGCGGCGATCCAGAGCGGCTCGCTCGGAGTGCGCGGCTCTGGATCGCCGCGCTCGCGTTGCTCGCTCGCGATGACGGCGACGATTGTTGCTCCCGTTGCCCCAAACTCTCCCCGTCACCCCGGGCGGAGCGAAGCGGAGACCAGGGGCCTATTGCCCCTTTCCGCACGGTAGCCCGCATCGGCCTCAGCACGATCCATCTTCCGGGCCAATGCCCCTACCCCCAAACCAACGGCATACCGCGTTGAGATGGACAATAGGCCCCGGCTCGGAGGCCGGGGTGACGGCAGTTGGTTTTGGCAGGCGGGAGCGTGCTGTCTTCTAAGACACCGAAAGGGCCCCGTCATCGCGAGGAGGCCGAAAGGCCGACGCGGCGATCCAGAGCGGCTTGCTCGGAGTGCGCGGCTCTGGATCGCCGCGCTCGCGTTGCTCGCTCGCGATGACGGCGACGATTGTTGCTCCCGTTGTCCCGAACTCTCCCCGTCACCCCGGGCACAGCGAAGCGGAGACCCGGGGCCTATTGCCCCTTTCCGCACGGTAGCCCGCATCGGCCTCAGCACGATCCGTCTTCCGGGCCAATGCCCCCAACAGACGGCATACCGCGTTGAGATGGGCAATAGGCCCCGGCTCGGAGGCCGGGGTGACGGCAGTTGGTTTTGGCAGGCGGGAGCGTGCTGTCTTCTAAGACACCGAAAGGGCCCCGTCATCGCGAGGAGGCCGAAAGGCCGACGCGGCGATCCAGGGCAACAGGCTCGGAGCGTGCGGCCCCTGGATTGCCGCGCTCGCTTCGCTCACTCGAAATGACAGCGGATGGGTGGGATCAAGATCCGCAATCGCTGAATCCGGCATGAGAAACCAGAAAGAAGCCGCGGGGTCGCTCCCGCGGCTTCTTTCTGGTGGTTCCTCAGTTCGCTGAAAGGCCGATCGCCATGAGACGCAAGGCGCGTTCTCGTCAGACGAGAACGGGACGGCTCGTGCGCACCGTCGCCTGAGCCGCAAAGAGCGGGCGGCGCGGCGGCCTCTGGCGGACCGGTTGCCAGCTCGGCGGCAGGGTTTCCTGGGCCGGGCCGTAGCGGGTCAGCGCCACGAAGGCGGCGTAGAAGGCGACGACCGTGCCGATGTAGTTGTGGTGGAGGATGGTGAACTCCATCGTCCCGCCGATCAGGA of the Rhodobium gokarnense genome contains:
- a CDS encoding polysaccharide deacetylase family protein, producing the protein MKQLVLSTLRAVHVPFQMRELPERVAIYFHDLEPTQFGKFSEAVGHFLDHGYRTVTAGEYTCPDTTGKLLFLSFDDNFQSWHRALRSLDRLGANATFYVNTGVMRDEAAASDIAAYFGRIRYEGASPTLSRQELREIHEAGHAIGCHTHTHRRLPQIDRGEWADEIDRSKAYLEDFFGEEIVDFSYPYGMRRHFSESLKAYCSKIGFRTIATAISGLQLQSARDPLTLHRTGWKFENSLERNLEDLRINGSLYAALTGRSLTG
- a CDS encoding lipopolysaccharide biosynthesis protein, translated to MSLSARLSSRLSGLLQRDVTYSVMSQVFVSGFNFAVGIAAARLLGIADFGVFTLILMIAMVVAVAQGHILTLPMMTFAGSRPQRSKSYFATIWALGAVFSALGGAAMMLILLLIGALRGDSFSPDVLFASAAITFAQNQQIMLRRILFAQRRRLFAAGLDILRLVVMGLAAAVIVLQAFSVDVATLLYLLAASALLATVPFSLGLMRGPYKKRLFTAVLARHWPMSRWMILMLLVSLGQEQAIWVIVGVELGDTAIGGLRAAQYMLGITHTITLAMENHIPRNAAEQLRLKGREGLRDYLLGQSAFLGGAVIALIVLVSVYSSELLTAVFGPQYAEYAHLTHILGITYSLIVINSIWTHYLRAIEDTRSVFLSYTVSSVAAVILIYPLMHTFGLEGVAICLSIAHAVCVSLVLSVIIRDQRRAASARRGMQSHTAYPPISPHSDGALS
- a CDS encoding glycosyltransferase family 4 protein; amino-acid sequence: MTLSSRTTPDDTPHDLPAPTAEARRRAFGRLALRERAAGTTRTGASLRAEVGANAHAGADAAPTVSFLTLVLSHYRIPFHTIVRDILAEHGVNYRLIYSDPVGSDAKKGDTLELPWAVKIPVTRIPVPGVDLYWQNALDATRGSALTVISQENKLLVNYLLQARYLLGGSRLAFFGHGKNYQASRPDGWREKLKAQLATRVHWWFAYTPGVKKIVEDYGFPGERITVNYNSIDTGALKGELAAVTDADIAAEKAKLGITSDNIAIYIGGMYQEKRLPFLIDAAEKIRARVPDFHLVMVGSGSHSEIAQIAAASCDYIHFLGPRFGREKATLLKMAKAFVMPGLVGLAIIDSFAAGCPMVTTDVPYHSPEIEYLKDGENGLITSDPENVTDYANAVAALLTDDTLQARLSDGAKASVEDYTIERMARNFAEGVLAAIA